In Thermodesulfobacteriota bacterium, a single genomic region encodes these proteins:
- the gspN gene encoding type II secretion system protein GspN, translated as MREKLMKLRHVRPLSYAVFFLAAFLVFLFITFPGDLIKKRIVAELESSTPYKVEIEKASVSPLLSIRLEGVKLYKTKDRFLAIDTLSIRPSVLAFITGSRKFPFKAKLLNGEVEGSVSMAGSRAKEIDATVKHVSIDSMPALLLSDGGSLFSLGGVMDGSMHIELEPEPKGGFQFEIDRLDIKDIKVKGMSLPSFTGLKSLVKGNIEGKRTNILALNVTGKDINLEITGTTPLFWEIPKGGVIDLGYRLEMKGDQMAKYKALLTPYLATQRDGSLGGKILGTIKNPRFEKGTITRF; from the coding sequence ATGAGGGAAAAGCTCATGAAACTGAGGCACGTGAGGCCGCTCTCCTACGCTGTGTTCTTCCTGGCGGCGTTCCTTGTTTTTCTCTTTATAACCTTCCCGGGCGACCTTATAAAAAAACGCATCGTCGCCGAGCTCGAGAGCAGCACCCCCTATAAGGTGGAGATAGAGAAAGCAAGCGTTTCTCCCCTGCTGAGCATAAGGCTCGAGGGCGTAAAGCTCTACAAAACGAAGGACCGGTTCCTCGCTATCGACACCTTAAGCATAAGGCCGTCGGTCTTAGCGTTTATAACCGGATCCCGTAAATTCCCGTTCAAGGCCAAGCTTCTGAACGGAGAGGTTGAAGGCAGCGTGAGCATGGCCGGGTCGCGCGCAAAGGAAATAGATGCCACCGTGAAGCACGTCTCGATCGACTCGATGCCGGCATTGCTTTTATCCGACGGAGGCAGCCTGTTTTCACTGGGCGGCGTGATGGACGGCAGCATGCATATAGAGCTCGAGCCCGAGCCCAAGGGGGGATTCCAGTTCGAGATCGACAGGCTCGATATCAAGGATATTAAAGTCAAGGGAATGAGCCTCCCCAGCTTCACCGGCCTCAAGTCCCTGGTGAAGGGGAATATCGAAGGAAAGAGGACGAACATCCTGGCGCTCAACGTGACGGGCAAGGACATCAATCTGGAGATAACCGGCACCACTCCCCTCTTCTGGGAGATACCGAAGGGCGGCGTCATCGACCTGGGTTACCGCCTCGAGATGAAAGGCGACCAGATGGCCAAGTACAAAGCGCTCCTGACTCCGTACTTGGCGACACAGAGGGACGGGAGCCTTGGCGGCAAGATACTCGGCACGATAAAGAACCCGAGGTTCGAAAAGGGAACGATAACAAGGTTCTGA
- a CDS encoding bifunctional nuclease family protein codes for MGIRTKSMCVALGVIVLAAVAAALGVEKKSDDALQEMEIEALGFDRATQTPIVLLTDKKKETVLPIWVGLCEARSIEIGLSGMIPPRPMTYDLVAAMVRTLNAEVKRIIITDLRDQVFYAQVVVSVNGKVSNIDARPSDAIALASRMKSPIFVDKSVIRKAAIMDSGVQEREL; via the coding sequence ATGGGCATCAGGACAAAATCCATGTGTGTTGCATTGGGCGTCATAGTGCTCGCGGCTGTTGCGGCTGCCCTCGGTGTGGAAAAAAAGAGCGATGACGCCCTTCAGGAGATGGAGATCGAGGCCCTCGGGTTCGACCGGGCGACCCAGACACCGATAGTCCTTCTCACGGACAAGAAAAAGGAGACTGTTCTTCCCATATGGGTGGGGCTCTGTGAGGCGAGGTCCATAGAGATCGGGCTTTCGGGAATGATACCGCCGCGTCCGATGACGTATGACCTTGTAGCGGCTATGGTAAGGACGCTTAACGCCGAGGTCAAGAGGATAATAATAACTGACCTCCGCGACCAGGTATTTTACGCACAGGTGGTCGTATCCGTAAACGGGAAGGTATCGAATATCGACGCCCGCCCGAGCGATGCGATAGCGCTTGCTTCGAGAATGAAGTCCCCCATCTTCGTGGATAAATCCGTAATCAGGAAGGCCGCCATCATGGATTCAGGCGTGCAGGAGAGGGAGCTATGA
- a CDS encoding cupin domain-containing protein encodes MNEKSHEQRLRDEGFSGIFMHRDRPNAYYPDHTHSGITAHIVLEGRITVTSEGKTVTYGPGERFDVPAGAVHSAKVGPEGCLYMIGEK; translated from the coding sequence ATGAACGAAAAGAGCCATGAGCAAAGGCTCCGCGATGAGGGGTTTTCCGGGATTTTCATGCACAGGGACCGCCCGAACGCCTATTACCCCGACCATACCCACAGCGGAATAACCGCACACATAGTACTCGAAGGCCGGATCACCGTGACCTCGGAGGGAAAAACCGTCACGTACGGGCCCGGTGAGAGGTTCGACGTTCCGGCAGGCGCGGTTCATTCAGCGAAGGTCGGTCCTGAAGGGTGCCTTTATATGATAGGGGAAAAATAG
- a CDS encoding response regulator transcription factor, whose protein sequence is MTEKLITIVDDEEDIVKLVSHHLKREGFKVKEFHNGRDFLSYIESVVPDLAVLDIMLPGIDGLEICRILKNKSTTASVPIIMLTAKASEADVVVGLELGADDYIVKPFSPRELVARVKTVLRRTGAKESDDNIIKIGPLTINTEKYEVSVDNEKVLLTTTEFKILEVLADGKGRVFTRDQLLKKKRLWGDDKLVYDRTIDVHIKNLREKLGAAGNMIKTVRSIGYKLEE, encoded by the coding sequence ATGACTGAAAAACTGATTACGATAGTGGACGATGAAGAAGATATAGTCAAGCTCGTGAGCCACCACCTGAAAAGGGAGGGGTTCAAGGTAAAGGAGTTCCATAACGGGCGGGATTTTCTTTCTTACATAGAATCCGTGGTCCCGGACCTGGCGGTGCTCGACATCATGCTGCCCGGAATAGACGGGCTCGAGATCTGCAGGATCCTGAAAAACAAGTCGACGACCGCCTCCGTACCCATAATCATGCTGACGGCCAAGGCCTCGGAAGCGGACGTAGTCGTAGGGCTCGAGCTCGGCGCGGACGATTACATCGTAAAGCCGTTCAGCCCGCGTGAGCTCGTGGCCAGGGTGAAGACGGTCCTGCGTAGAACCGGGGCCAAGGAATCGGACGATAATATAATAAAGATAGGCCCATTGACCATAAACACCGAGAAGTATGAAGTCTCGGTGGATAACGAAAAGGTGTTACTCACGACGACGGAGTTCAAGATCCTTGAGGTGCTCGCGGACGGAAAGGGGAGGGTTTTCACGAGGGACCAGCTCCTTAAAAAGAAAAGGCTCTGGGGGGATGACAAGCTCGTTTACGACAGAACGATCGACGTGCACATAAAAAACCTCAGGGAAAAGCTGGGGGCTGCGGGGAACATGATTAAAACAGTAAGAAGCATAGGTTATAAACTAGAAGAGTAG
- the pheA gene encoding prephenate dehydratase, giving the protein MGSSQDLEKLRKEIDEIDRELLDLLNRRGEVVLRIGELKNENNVGVYDPVRERQIERKLIELNSGPLSNDSVLRVYREIISGCRALQQPLRVAYLGPEGSFSHQAAFHEFGGSSELIPLGSFQDVFEEVENRRALYGVVPVENSIEGSIGIVLDLLSGTSLTISAELFEKINLFLLCKSGTLKDVKAIASHPQPLAQCRKWLTKNLPNRKIRETSSTAEAARLASRSKGVAAVASEHSASIYKLKVLEKNIEDNNWNTTRFFVIGNRTSAPTGEDRTSIVFSLRDKPGELQKSFFQPFAEAGVNLTKIESRPSKERPWEYLFFVDFKGHRDEKAIKSLLERVAENCVYLKVLGSYPIGRSA; this is encoded by the coding sequence ATGGGCTCCTCTCAAGACCTCGAAAAACTCAGAAAAGAAATAGACGAAATCGACCGCGAGTTGCTGGATTTGCTGAACAGGCGCGGCGAGGTCGTGCTTAGGATCGGAGAGCTTAAGAACGAGAACAACGTCGGTGTATACGACCCTGTGCGCGAAAGGCAGATCGAAAGGAAGCTCATTGAGCTAAATTCAGGCCCGCTCTCGAACGATTCGGTATTGAGGGTCTACCGCGAAATCATTTCGGGCTGCCGTGCGCTTCAGCAGCCTCTCAGAGTCGCCTATCTCGGTCCCGAAGGCAGCTTCTCTCACCAGGCGGCTTTTCACGAGTTCGGCGGCTCTTCGGAGCTTATACCGTTAGGCAGCTTCCAGGACGTTTTCGAGGAGGTTGAGAACAGGAGGGCTTTGTACGGCGTCGTGCCGGTCGAAAATTCCATCGAAGGGTCGATAGGTATAGTCTTGGATCTGCTTTCCGGCACAAGCCTCACGATATCGGCTGAACTTTTCGAGAAAATAAATCTGTTCCTGCTCTGCAAATCCGGAACGCTCAAGGACGTCAAGGCAATAGCTTCCCATCCGCAGCCCCTCGCCCAGTGCAGGAAGTGGCTGACCAAAAACCTCCCGAACAGGAAGATCCGGGAGACCTCCAGCACCGCGGAAGCCGCGAGGCTCGCATCCCGGAGCAAAGGGGTGGCGGCAGTGGCCAGTGAGCATTCGGCGTCCATATATAAACTCAAGGTTCTCGAGAAGAACATCGAAGACAATAACTGGAATACGACCAGATTTTTCGTGATCGGGAACCGCACAAGCGCCCCCACGGGAGAAGACAGGACGTCGATCGTGTTCTCGCTCAGGGATAAGCCCGGCGAGCTCCAGAAGTCCTTTTTTCAGCCCTTCGCCGAGGCGGGGGTGAATCTGACCAAGATCGAATCGAGGCCTTCCAAGGAAAGGCCCTGGGAGTATCTTTTTTTCGTGGATTTCAAAGGGCACAGGGATGAAAAGGCGATAAAAAGCCTCTTAGAAAGAGTGGCTGAAAATTGTGTCTATCTCAAAGTCCTCGGGTCTTATCCCATCGGCAGGAGCGCCTGA
- the pilO gene encoding type 4a pilus biogenesis protein PilO, whose translation MDIGSAGGGIKRAFSELRERVSRLSSSERDVRAVRVGLAGLCLLIVYIVFHTFSSGTERLEKQVKQLETELVRIENLRSEYEGSKKRIEELSRRIKKENEPLISVVEQILLDENIDRKNFSIKDVNLRTAESEDFYEEKSIDVELKDLSLKDLVDILYKIQNTPSFLKVSNLNISTKFNKSDSMTVKLRVSTFEFRELG comes from the coding sequence ATGGATATAGGTTCTGCAGGCGGCGGTATTAAAAGGGCTTTTAGCGAACTGCGCGAGAGGGTTTCGCGTCTTTCTTCGTCCGAAAGGGACGTAAGGGCTGTGAGGGTCGGCCTAGCCGGTCTCTGTCTGCTTATCGTTTATATAGTCTTTCATACCTTTTCTTCCGGCACGGAGCGTCTCGAGAAGCAGGTCAAGCAGCTCGAGACCGAGCTCGTGAGGATAGAAAATCTCAGGAGCGAATACGAAGGCTCGAAGAAGAGGATAGAGGAGCTATCGCGCAGGATAAAAAAGGAGAACGAGCCGCTCATATCCGTCGTGGAGCAGATACTGCTGGACGAGAATATAGACAGAAAGAATTTTTCCATAAAGGATGTAAACTTAAGAACAGCGGAGTCCGAGGATTTTTATGAGGAGAAAAGCATCGACGTCGAGCTTAAGGACCTCTCGCTCAAGGACCTGGTCGATATATTGTACAAGATTCAAAATACGCCTTCGTTCCTCAAGGTGTCTAACTTGAATATAAGCACCAAGTTCAACAAATCGGATTCCATGACCGTCAAGCTTAGGGTGTCGACGTTCGAGTTCAGGGAGCTCGGCTGA
- a CDS encoding porin, which yields MKTLLKLLFIAVLVLPLSGVSAKAQSTKQQIQELKQQIEAIQRQNQQQIDQLKQQIDLLENARQADQEQIAELKTKQETVDEDAWYNKFMAKYDSGFVFESTDKAGMPFKMKFSILAQIIGSVNDTDGKDVATNFQLRRLELKWSGIAFAPWFYYTFMIDPASSSLMKDMYFTAAYQKEIAPRIGQWKVPFNREELNSSGALQFIERSIVNSEFSLERDRGLALVGGLGANNNVSYGVGVFNGDGINGTSVDSNMLYVGRIQLGLGGDDDYKFDANGTFPTAKAYEIVPNFAKEPTFTAGVGGSVLPGLDCAVKTPNGGVCDRIAELAYPSSDFTQLTADLNFKMRYFNVEGEYDARWIAPDTGPQDTAFDQGFRAQAGVFLVPKTVEIAARYALVDYDTSSGVVPPDTSVTSKTWELTPGLNYYMSHNHKWKLMANYTFQRNEFTEGEPDVDANIFRVQVQANF from the coding sequence ATGAAGACGTTACTGAAACTGCTATTTATCGCGGTTTTGGTCCTGCCGCTTTCGGGCGTAAGCGCCAAAGCGCAGTCGACTAAACAGCAGATACAGGAATTGAAGCAGCAGATCGAAGCGATCCAGCGCCAGAATCAGCAGCAGATCGACCAGCTCAAGCAGCAGATTGACCTGCTCGAGAACGCCAGGCAGGCGGATCAGGAGCAGATCGCCGAGTTAAAGACGAAGCAGGAGACGGTTGACGAGGATGCGTGGTACAACAAGTTTATGGCCAAGTACGACAGCGGTTTCGTTTTTGAATCGACCGATAAGGCGGGTATGCCGTTCAAGATGAAATTCAGCATACTGGCCCAGATAATCGGCTCGGTCAACGATACGGACGGAAAAGATGTCGCGACCAACTTCCAGCTCCGGAGGCTCGAGCTCAAGTGGTCGGGTATCGCGTTTGCCCCCTGGTTCTATTATACGTTCATGATAGACCCCGCAAGCAGCTCCCTTATGAAGGATATGTATTTCACTGCCGCATATCAGAAGGAGATCGCACCCAGGATAGGCCAGTGGAAGGTCCCGTTCAACAGGGAAGAGCTCAACTCTTCGGGCGCTCTGCAGTTCATCGAGAGGTCGATCGTGAACTCCGAGTTCTCTCTCGAGAGGGACCGCGGTCTCGCCCTGGTTGGCGGTTTAGGTGCTAACAACAACGTTTCATACGGCGTGGGCGTATTCAACGGGGACGGTATAAACGGGACGAGCGTTGACTCCAACATGCTCTATGTAGGCAGGATACAGCTCGGTCTCGGAGGGGACGACGATTATAAGTTCGACGCAAACGGCACGTTCCCGACGGCCAAAGCCTACGAGATAGTTCCCAACTTCGCCAAGGAGCCTACTTTCACGGCGGGCGTCGGCGGCTCCGTACTGCCCGGACTCGACTGTGCTGTAAAGACACCCAACGGAGGAGTATGCGACAGGATAGCGGAGCTAGCGTACCCGTCGAGCGACTTCACTCAGTTGACTGCCGATTTGAACTTCAAGATGCGTTACTTCAACGTAGAGGGCGAATACGACGCCAGGTGGATTGCGCCTGACACGGGCCCTCAGGATACAGCCTTTGACCAGGGCTTCAGGGCTCAGGCCGGCGTGTTCCTGGTCCCCAAGACGGTCGAGATTGCGGCGAGGTATGCCCTTGTAGACTACGATACGAGCTCAGGGGTCGTCCCGCCCGACACGAGCGTGACCAGCAAAACTTGGGAATTAACCCCCGGTCTCAACTACTATATGTCTCATAACCACAAGTGGAAGCTGATGGCTAACTATACGTTCCAGAGGAACGAGTTCACCGAAGGCGAGCCCGACGTGGATGCGAACATATTCAGGGTGCAGGTACAGGCCAACTTCTGA
- the pnpS gene encoding two-component system histidine kinase PnpS, whose protein sequence is MSIFWKQFISSFLIIFLILFLFTFLVIGELQDYDKSLTKERLLTAATLAGEILKPSIAGGNRQEIQRLVSGLGEKTGVRITVIDENGTVLGDSSRNPSELGNHADRPEVREAIANDVGESSRYSETLQREMLYVAVPYRDNVNRVKAVVRTSLPLSFLQKTIHPIETKVIYLGAILTALALLLSLGLSKTITRSLRGIINSSEELARGNLDISIPVGGGKSEISKISIALNRMAQKLNELFKQLSKEKNQLEAVLGAMSEGVMVVSHDGRVIIINSALKKMFNLKEDPTRKLYWEILRNRELTKLVESVLENWTPDSREIFYLYPDEKHYFVNVIPLDSPDKEVIVVMFDITDFKRLEKIKADFIANVSHELRTPLTAIKGYTETLEEEAYESPEDQKHFLRIIKRHTDRLINIVSDLLVLSEVESRDSLSRESAANDLEEININESIKSSLDALRSKAQEKRIDISYRTDEDAHKIKANRFLLEQMFINLIDNAVKYTPENGKVDVRVSRENSHILTEISDTGIGIPKEHLPRIFERFYRVDKTRSRNLGGTGLGLSIVKHIVIMHGGKIEVHSEEGKGSKFSITLPA, encoded by the coding sequence TTGAGCATATTCTGGAAACAGTTCATCTCCAGCTTTCTGATAATATTCCTTATTTTGTTCCTGTTCACTTTCCTCGTCATAGGCGAGCTGCAAGACTACGATAAGTCTCTGACCAAGGAAAGGCTCCTGACCGCGGCAACCCTCGCGGGCGAGATACTGAAACCCTCCATAGCCGGGGGCAATCGTCAGGAAATCCAGCGTCTGGTATCCGGGCTCGGGGAGAAAACAGGGGTCAGGATCACGGTCATAGACGAAAACGGCACGGTGCTGGGCGACTCAAGCCGAAACCCCTCGGAATTGGGAAACCACGCGGACAGGCCCGAGGTAAGGGAAGCCATCGCGAACGACGTCGGGGAAAGCAGCCGCTACAGCGAGACGCTTCAGAGGGAGATGCTCTATGTAGCCGTCCCGTACAGGGATAACGTGAACAGGGTCAAGGCGGTCGTAAGGACGTCCCTCCCGCTGAGCTTCCTCCAGAAAACGATACATCCCATAGAAACGAAGGTCATATATCTCGGCGCGATCCTCACGGCGCTCGCCCTCCTCCTCTCGCTCGGGCTCTCGAAAACCATTACCCGCTCGCTCAGGGGGATAATAAACTCTTCGGAAGAGCTCGCCAGGGGAAACCTGGACATAAGCATCCCTGTCGGCGGCGGAAAATCGGAAATTTCAAAAATCTCCATAGCGCTCAACCGAATGGCCCAAAAGCTCAACGAGCTGTTCAAGCAGCTTTCCAAGGAGAAGAACCAGCTCGAAGCCGTGCTCGGCGCAATGAGCGAAGGGGTAATGGTCGTATCCCACGACGGCAGGGTCATCATCATAAACAGCGCTTTAAAAAAGATGTTCAACCTGAAGGAGGACCCCACGCGGAAACTGTACTGGGAGATCCTGAGGAACAGGGAGCTGACGAAGCTCGTCGAGAGCGTGCTTGAGAACTGGACGCCCGACTCGAGGGAGATATTCTATCTTTACCCGGACGAGAAGCACTATTTCGTGAACGTGATCCCCCTCGATTCCCCCGATAAAGAAGTAATAGTGGTGATGTTCGACATAACCGACTTCAAGAGGCTCGAGAAGATAAAGGCCGATTTCATCGCGAACGTCTCACACGAGCTGAGGACACCGCTCACAGCCATCAAGGGGTATACCGAGACACTCGAGGAAGAGGCCTATGAGAGCCCGGAGGACCAAAAGCACTTTCTCAGGATCATCAAGCGGCACACGGACAGGCTTATAAATATAGTATCCGACCTGCTGGTGTTATCCGAGGTCGAAAGCAGGGATTCCCTCTCCAGGGAGAGCGCCGCAAACGACCTCGAAGAGATAAATATCAACGAATCGATAAAATCGTCGCTCGACGCGCTCAGGTCAAAGGCGCAGGAAAAGAGAATAGACATATCCTACCGGACCGACGAGGACGCGCATAAGATCAAGGCTAACAGGTTCCTCCTCGAACAGATGTTCATCAATCTTATAGACAACGCCGTGAAGTACACCCCTGAGAACGGGAAGGTCGACGTAAGGGTCTCAAGGGAGAACTCGCATATACTGACCGAGATCAGCGATACGGGCATAGGCATACCGAAGGAGCACCTCCCGAGGATATTCGAGCGGTTCTACAGGGTGGACAAGACACGCTCGAGGAACCTCGGAGGCACGGGCCTAGGCCTCAGCATCGTGAAACACATAGTGATAATGCACGGGGGCAAGATAGAGGTGCATAGCGAGGAAGGGAAAGGAAGCAAGTTCAGCATCACGCTCCCGGCGTAG